Proteins found in one Paenibacillus dendritiformis genomic segment:
- a CDS encoding LysM peptidoglycan-binding domain-containing protein, translating into MYEEAYGLRFDIYERVHLSDECVGIVELEEVELTPHIQVIPAGDQVTVRGSLLLAGVYEGDDEGRGSQSLEHWIPVEITLPLNRIRSLEDISVDIEHFDVDLLSARSLNITGILSLKGIAMEPAEPSSWEPEQFTVVHQTEEERGSDEPEWLRDYGEETSRPPSPEALDAVARIRSLADGTEQREEEWQAVPEPAAEPVREKTYSEYIDQIGESKKAAANAEAEEAEPEQDPGGTGLTWDHAPWAFPSVTDLPPAAPKAEAEAFGADNGQEGEPEHRGLDEELAAEPEAEEMPSEASADRTGEEAAKWNMPQPQSWAASAPAPEPEPEPASAPEAEEVVPTGRTGKEPAKWNLPEPQTAAASAHVPEAKPASVPEPAVEAQAEPRAEEKPSEASASVASAAPAASAPAAEASIAEASVGEAGGSEEQTAAEAKPREEAEAEPAEDAAAAAASAADAKPEMKIAINSSKPAEAPAASGVGFSSLLQSSRQTKEREQREAETKQAEEEAALEAAKMTTGDDVKWQSLFLQRVNEEQGFKKVRMCIVQREETLDTIADRYQMNSNEIVLYNRLSDQNVTEGQVLYIPVTS; encoded by the coding sequence GTGTATGAGGAAGCATATGGCTTAAGATTTGATATTTATGAACGGGTTCATTTATCCGACGAATGTGTCGGTATCGTCGAATTGGAAGAGGTTGAACTGACGCCCCACATTCAGGTGATCCCGGCCGGAGACCAAGTGACGGTGCGGGGCAGCCTGCTGCTGGCGGGCGTCTATGAGGGAGATGACGAAGGCCGAGGCAGTCAGTCGCTGGAGCATTGGATTCCGGTGGAGATCACGCTGCCGCTCAACCGGATTCGGAGCTTGGAGGATATTTCCGTCGACATTGAGCATTTCGATGTCGATCTGTTGTCTGCCCGCTCTCTTAACATTACGGGCATTTTGTCGCTTAAGGGCATTGCGATGGAGCCGGCCGAACCGTCGAGCTGGGAGCCGGAGCAATTCACTGTCGTCCATCAGACGGAGGAGGAGCGCGGATCGGATGAACCGGAGTGGCTTCGGGATTACGGAGAAGAAACGTCGCGGCCTCCGAGCCCGGAGGCGCTTGATGCCGTGGCCCGCATCCGTTCCTTGGCCGACGGCACCGAGCAGCGCGAAGAAGAATGGCAAGCTGTCCCCGAACCGGCGGCCGAACCTGTACGCGAGAAGACGTATTCCGAATACATTGACCAGATAGGAGAATCGAAGAAGGCTGCGGCGAATGCGGAAGCGGAAGAGGCCGAGCCAGAGCAGGACCCGGGCGGGACCGGGCTCACCTGGGATCATGCGCCATGGGCCTTTCCAAGCGTAACGGATTTGCCGCCTGCGGCGCCGAAGGCCGAAGCGGAGGCATTCGGCGCGGACAACGGTCAGGAGGGCGAGCCGGAGCACCGTGGGCTCGACGAGGAGTTGGCCGCTGAGCCGGAAGCGGAGGAGATGCCGTCCGAAGCGTCTGCAGACCGCACCGGGGAGGAGGCGGCGAAGTGGAATATGCCGCAGCCGCAGAGCTGGGCCGCCTCAGCTCCAGCGCCAGAACCGGAGCCAGAGCCTGCGTCCGCGCCGGAAGCAGAGGAAGTTGTACCGACGGGCCGCACCGGGAAGGAACCAGCGAAGTGGAATCTGCCGGAGCCGCAGACCGCGGCAGCATCTGCGCACGTGCCGGAGGCGAAGCCTGCGTCCGTGCCGGAGCCTGCAGTCGAGGCGCAGGCGGAGCCCCGGGCGGAAGAGAAGCCGTCCGAAGCGTCTGCATCGGTGGCATCCGCGGCACCCGCCGCCTCCGCACCCGCCGCCGAAGCCTCTATCGCCGAAGCCTCCGTCGGGGAGGCGGGCGGATCTGAAGAGCAGACGGCGGCGGAGGCGAAACCGCGCGAGGAAGCGGAGGCCGAGCCGGCTGAGGATGCCGCCGCGGCCGCCGCAAGCGCAGCGGATGCCAAGCCGGAGATGAAGATCGCGATCAACAGCTCCAAGCCGGCAGAGGCGCCGGCCGCGAGCGGTGTCGGCTTCAGCTCTCTGCTGCAGTCAAGCCGGCAGACGAAGGAGCGGGAGCAGCGGGAAGCCGAGACGAAGCAGGCCGAGGAAGAAGCGGCGCTGGAAGCGGCGAAGATGACTACAGGCGACGATGTGAAGTGGCAGTCCCTGTTCCTGCAGCGTGTGAACGAAGAGCAAGGCTTCAAAAAAGTCCGCATGTGCATTGTGCAGCGCGAAGAGACGCTGGATACGATCGCGGATCGCTATCAGATGAATTCGAATGAAATCGTGTTATATAACCGCCTGTCCGACCAGAATGTGACGGAAGGCCAGGTGCTGTATATTCCGGTGACCTCCTGA